A region of Micropterus dolomieu isolate WLL.071019.BEF.003 ecotype Adirondacks unplaced genomic scaffold, ASM2129224v1 contig_363, whole genome shotgun sequence DNA encodes the following proteins:
- the LOC123964062 gene encoding serine protease ami-like: protein MLFMASVQNNMGHVCGGFLISEDFVVTAAHCDRQNPTSVVLGTHNLRKVDNDTMRYSVKRCKHPCFDNERCGHDIMLLKLFKKARLGKRVQPTQLPKTDIKIKDKEKCHVAGWGWTQSRGKVVVVLQVVDVPFVNLEVCKKEWAAIGGNLPANVICAGGYGTNKGFCQGDSGGPLVCSGKAVGVVSFNMRKNCDYPN, encoded by the exons ATGCTGTTTATGGCCTCAGTGCAGAACAACATGGGTCATGTATGTGGAGGATTCCTCATCAGTGAAGACTTTGTGGTCACTGCTGCGCACTGTGACCGCCA GAATCCTACAAGTGTTGTTCTTGGCACCCACAATCTCAGGAAGGTTGATAATGACACGATGAGATACAGCGTAAAGAGATGCAAGCATCCATGTTTTGACAATGAACGATGTGGTCATGACATCATGCTTCTCAAA CTGTTTAAGAAAGCTCGACTGGGCAAAAGAGTTCAACCAACTCAACTTCCCAAGactgacattaaaataaaagataagGAAAAGTGCCATGTCGCTGGATGGGGTTGGACTCAAAGTCGTGGTAAAGTTGTTGTTGTACTGCAAGTGGTGGACGTGCCATTTGTCAACCTGGAGGTCTGTAAGAAAGAATGGGCTGCTATTGGTGGTAATCTTCCTGCCAATGTTATCTGTGCCGGTGGATATGGCACAAACAAAGGATTCTGTCAG ggTGATTCGGGTGGTCCTCTGGTGTGCAGTGGGAAGGCTGTTGGTGTTGTGTCTTTCAACATGAGAAAAAACTGTGACTACCCAAAT